In one window of Opitutus sp. GAS368 DNA:
- a CDS encoding TonB-dependent receptor plug domain-containing protein encodes MVSTAKDKGYKATNATSGTRLDAAIKDLPMSLEVITADFIRDTGAVNLREALRYSAGIQLQSQNDYTGNGLAQYQNPGGVNNPEMQTANKTDTSIVIRGFTTDNALRDGFRRKVTTDAANVSRIEVVRGPAALLYGIGNFGGVVNYLIKQPEAKEQGSGEFTFGTYGLIRGTVDETGPLADGKAGYRITAAAQQNGDYTDYYKVKKFAVAPIFTYRPWKNTEFTLDLEYGRNQTTGLGFQSIRARADALGNNGREEHAGFITFPGEHLRTMRWSGPDTYQKTYQGNIEFKMTQHIAEGLDFLVGYDQSSVTFDTRDVNASVGNNIGPISLWSTVYPVPLDAARGDTDANWAASPVPHSIMAYSWSNVKNGQRAKQGRAELSYKLDLFDKHPWFEIKNNVLVGVSTEKDTNTSILYTLDGNNQVYDWKSASDPTPFRYATQGDGSPSLPLRLRHTSGSIAKETGEYAIYQGQFLKGMFTLLGGVRNDSNGVSTNDVGYNYADGSIDTGATSSYAPDTKAYRTNQIGVSFAPIKAISIYAMRSQGLNPNFAGARDLTGKPMDAVKATNKEIGIKFDLFHGRVSGTISHYQITREGQPNGSFWWAPQTATHKFDPTKPVVYNITDLNPDAATKYTYKDNTGATVPLIQWNNNYAYWGDLNGLSGVPAGAAGATATTAGLQSYQSDKLNPERVAIQSSWTAAKSAGAVSYWDKTGNAINESAFASLIAASGPGSAYATINASNPAGAAYMDAVYGYTRDAGTAHPGSDNWPGWFFNSSPSGTGYNNASQDTNSFVNNPSLSAPESDRNTGWDGQLIISPTDDWQLLFSFEKNDHKILSLGQFPDYPYQDKDRWATWMFPNGQWGLSGYYDKNVQYTDETHTSTFSFKGLIYPGAQGMDYPKWSWSAFTNLKMGRFGLKGLTIGGGVVRTGPQEYQSGFTHAGDALKDNSGSPIILDTPPRWTVNVFSRYEFKADKHDAYIQANIDNLLNDQHHYGLLWAPGLSARVTLGVTF; translated from the coding sequence GTGGTCAGCACGGCCAAGGACAAGGGCTATAAGGCGACCAACGCGACTTCCGGCACGCGGCTGGATGCGGCGATCAAGGATCTCCCCATGTCGCTGGAAGTGATCACGGCCGATTTCATCCGGGATACCGGTGCGGTGAATCTGCGGGAAGCGCTCCGCTACAGCGCGGGCATCCAGCTCCAGTCGCAGAATGATTACACGGGCAACGGCCTGGCCCAGTATCAAAACCCGGGTGGCGTGAACAACCCGGAAATGCAGACGGCGAACAAAACCGACACTTCCATTGTCATTCGCGGCTTCACCACGGACAACGCGCTCCGGGATGGCTTCCGGCGCAAGGTGACGACCGATGCGGCCAACGTCAGCCGCATCGAAGTGGTGCGGGGACCGGCCGCGTTGCTCTACGGCATCGGCAACTTTGGCGGCGTCGTCAACTACCTCATCAAACAGCCGGAGGCGAAGGAGCAAGGTTCGGGGGAGTTCACCTTCGGCACCTACGGATTGATCCGCGGCACGGTGGATGAAACGGGCCCGCTCGCCGACGGCAAGGCCGGCTACCGGATTACCGCGGCGGCGCAGCAGAACGGCGACTACACGGATTACTACAAGGTGAAGAAATTTGCCGTGGCGCCGATCTTCACCTATCGCCCTTGGAAGAACACGGAGTTCACCCTCGACCTGGAATACGGCCGCAACCAGACCACCGGACTGGGCTTCCAAAGCATCCGGGCCCGGGCGGACGCGCTCGGCAACAACGGACGGGAGGAGCACGCGGGCTTTATCACCTTCCCCGGGGAACACCTGCGCACCATGCGCTGGTCCGGTCCGGATACGTATCAGAAGACTTACCAGGGGAACATCGAGTTCAAGATGACGCAGCATATCGCCGAAGGCCTCGATTTCCTCGTCGGCTATGACCAGTCCTCAGTCACGTTCGACACCCGCGACGTAAACGCCTCGGTCGGCAACAACATCGGGCCGATTTCGCTCTGGAGCACGGTTTATCCCGTGCCGCTGGATGCCGCCCGGGGCGACACGGACGCCAACTGGGCGGCTTCGCCCGTGCCGCATTCCATCATGGCCTACAGCTGGTCCAACGTGAAGAACGGGCAGCGGGCCAAGCAGGGCCGCGCCGAGTTGAGTTACAAGCTCGACCTGTTCGACAAGCATCCGTGGTTTGAAATCAAGAACAACGTGCTCGTCGGCGTCTCGACCGAGAAGGACACGAACACGAGCATCCTCTACACGCTCGACGGCAACAACCAGGTTTACGACTGGAAGAGCGCCTCCGATCCCACCCCGTTCCGCTACGCGACCCAAGGGGACGGTTCGCCTTCGCTGCCCCTGCGGCTGCGCCACACCAGCGGATCGATCGCCAAGGAAACCGGCGAGTACGCCATTTACCAGGGGCAGTTCCTGAAAGGGATGTTCACCTTGCTGGGCGGCGTGCGCAACGACTCCAACGGGGTCTCGACCAACGATGTGGGTTACAACTACGCCGACGGTTCCATCGACACGGGTGCCACGAGTTCCTACGCCCCCGACACGAAGGCTTACCGCACGAATCAGATTGGCGTGAGCTTTGCCCCGATCAAAGCCATCAGCATCTATGCCATGCGTTCCCAGGGATTGAATCCCAACTTTGCGGGCGCGCGCGACCTCACTGGCAAACCCATGGATGCGGTCAAGGCGACCAACAAGGAAATCGGCATCAAGTTCGACCTGTTCCACGGCCGGGTATCCGGGACGATTTCACACTACCAAATCACCCGGGAGGGGCAGCCGAACGGAAGCTTCTGGTGGGCGCCGCAGACCGCGACGCACAAGTTCGATCCGACCAAGCCGGTGGTTTACAACATCACGGACCTGAATCCCGACGCCGCCACGAAATACACCTATAAGGACAATACGGGGGCGACCGTGCCGCTCATCCAATGGAACAACAATTACGCCTATTGGGGTGATCTGAACGGCTTGTCCGGCGTGCCCGCCGGTGCCGCCGGTGCCACCGCCACGACCGCCGGCCTGCAGAGCTACCAGAGCGACAAACTCAATCCGGAGCGGGTGGCGATTCAATCGTCCTGGACGGCGGCGAAATCCGCCGGGGCGGTCAGTTACTGGGACAAAACCGGCAACGCGATCAACGAATCGGCCTTCGCCTCTTTGATCGCGGCCAGCGGTCCCGGCAGTGCCTATGCCACGATCAACGCGTCCAATCCGGCCGGCGCGGCCTATATGGATGCGGTTTACGGCTACACCCGCGACGCCGGCACCGCGCACCCGGGCAGCGACAACTGGCCCGGCTGGTTCTTCAACAGTTCCCCCAGCGGCACCGGTTACAACAACGCCTCGCAGGACACGAATTCGTTCGTGAACAATCCGTCGCTTTCGGCGCCCGAGTCCGACCGCAACACGGGCTGGGACGGACAGTTGATCATCTCGCCGACGGATGACTGGCAGCTGCTCTTCAGCTTCGAGAAGAACGATCACAAGATCCTTTCGCTCGGCCAATTCCCGGACTATCCCTATCAGGACAAGGATCGCTGGGCGACCTGGATGTTCCCGAACGGCCAGTGGGGCCTGTCGGGTTATTATGACAAGAACGTCCAGTATACGGACGAAACCCACACCTCGACCTTCTCCTTCAAGGGGCTGATCTACCCGGGGGCGCAGGGCATGGATTATCCGAAGTGGTCCTGGAGCGCCTTCACGAATCTGAAGATGGGCCGGTTCGGTCTCAAGGGTCTGACCATTGGCGGAGGTGTCGTGCGGACCGGCCCGCAGGAATACCAGAGCGGATTCACCCACGCGGGTGATGCGCTGAAGGACAACAGCGGCTCGCCCATCATCCTGGACACGCCGCCGCGCTGGACCGTGAACGTGTTTTCGCGCTACGAGTTCAAGGCCGACAAGCACGATGCCTATATCCAGGCCAACATCGACAACCTCCTCAACGACCAGCATCACTATGGCCTGCTCTGGGCGCCGGGCCTCAGCGCCCGCGTGACGCTGGGTGTCACCTTCTAA
- a CDS encoding GH1 family beta-glucosidase yields the protein MISPSNHGGVAGTAESENAPRADALGRLIAPLARVGPRSFPPGFVWGVATAAPQIEGGAWEGGKGPSIWDTFCRLPGKVHNGDTLDVACDHYHRFEDDFTLMAALGVKNYRMSIAWPRIFPSGRGPRNQQGIDFYNRLIDAAQARGITPWVTMFHWDLPQRLENEGGWRTRAVVDAFAVYADTIVLAYGDRVKNWISLNEISCFTEQAYGGDEKAPGVRESQAVVNQTYHHALLCHGHGVRAVREHGGRGARVGLSDNAAVMIPVSETPADIAAARAGFVAENARVIDAIYRGRYHPDYLARAGADAPVHTEKDFELISLPADFLGLNIYTGRFVRANAAGNPETVPFTENYPRADSPWLWLAPRALYWGTRHVHEIYGEKSVFITENGAGYNETPAADGEVLDLNRVEYARSCLQELDRAIVDGVPVHGYFLWSFMDNFEWQDGYNRRFGIVHVDFVSQKRTPKLSARWFSQVITEHRLV from the coding sequence ATGATATCACCATCAAATCACGGTGGCGTCGCTGGAACCGCTGAATCGGAAAATGCCCCGAGGGCCGATGCCCTTGGTCGCCTGATCGCGCCCCTCGCCCGGGTGGGGCCGCGGTCATTTCCCCCGGGTTTTGTCTGGGGGGTGGCGACCGCCGCTCCGCAAATTGAGGGGGGGGCGTGGGAAGGCGGCAAAGGGCCTTCGATCTGGGATACGTTCTGCCGCCTGCCGGGGAAAGTCCACAACGGCGACACGCTCGACGTTGCCTGTGACCATTACCACCGGTTTGAAGACGACTTCACCCTGATGGCCGCGCTCGGGGTGAAGAACTACCGGATGTCGATTGCCTGGCCGCGGATCTTTCCCTCCGGCCGTGGGCCTCGGAATCAGCAGGGAATCGATTTCTACAACCGGTTGATCGATGCGGCCCAGGCCAGGGGCATCACCCCGTGGGTCACGATGTTCCACTGGGACCTGCCCCAGCGATTGGAGAACGAAGGTGGCTGGCGCACGCGCGCCGTCGTTGATGCGTTTGCCGTTTACGCGGACACGATCGTGCTGGCCTACGGCGACCGGGTGAAGAATTGGATCAGCCTGAACGAGATCTCGTGCTTCACCGAGCAGGCCTATGGCGGCGACGAGAAGGCGCCGGGCGTGCGCGAAAGCCAGGCTGTGGTCAACCAGACCTACCATCACGCCTTGCTGTGCCACGGGCATGGGGTTCGCGCGGTGCGGGAGCACGGCGGGCGCGGCGCCAGGGTGGGCCTTTCAGACAATGCGGCGGTCATGATCCCGGTCAGCGAAACGCCCGCGGACATCGCCGCGGCCCGGGCGGGTTTTGTCGCGGAAAACGCACGGGTCATCGATGCGATCTATCGGGGACGCTATCATCCGGACTATCTTGCCCGTGCCGGGGCCGATGCGCCGGTCCACACCGAAAAGGATTTTGAGTTGATTTCACTGCCGGCTGATTTTCTAGGGCTTAACATCTACACCGGCCGGTTCGTGCGCGCCAATGCCGCCGGAAACCCGGAAACCGTTCCATTCACCGAGAATTATCCCCGCGCCGACAGCCCCTGGCTTTGGCTGGCGCCGCGGGCCCTCTATTGGGGCACGCGGCATGTCCATGAAATCTATGGCGAGAAAAGCGTTTTCATCACGGAGAATGGGGCGGGATACAATGAAACGCCGGCAGCTGACGGTGAAGTTCTCGACCTGAACCGCGTCGAATATGCCCGGAGCTGTTTGCAGGAACTCGATCGTGCCATTGTCGACGGCGTGCCCGTGCATGGCTATTTCCTGTGGTCGTTCATGGACAATTTCGAGTGGCAGGACGGCTACAACCGGCGGTTTGGGATCGTCCACGTGGACTTCGTAAGCCAGAAACGCACACCCAAGTTGAGCGCCCGGTGGTTCAGCCAAGTAATAACCGAGCATCGGCTGGTGTAA
- a CDS encoding LacI family DNA-binding transcriptional regulator produces MSSLTQQLLARKLKLSGTTVSRSLANHPSIAKETRALVLKTAAEMGFSISQKHVVHRKRSAKSITIGVLIGVRNKAPGTATFPFLLKGIHERAAVENVLVEVQYQNPDEFHPEARGNKVFRRIREGRWRGVILVYPFASEAIGVLSRKISAVAALEDYVDLGVDSIDTDYAIGVVRLVRELAVLGHKRIGFVAWEYGINGQWEARRFGAFVEGLYAQGLEFLPDCAFNVHALAPRLSPGAIADQVVEKIRRDRVTAWVCAADHQGYQLIQDLKARGIRVPEDCSVTGYDGIEPPHGLPALTTVRVPNEDIGGAAVVRLLNRISRPHSVGTKILLNTQFVGGATTAKVTIAP; encoded by the coding sequence ATGAGCTCCCTTACCCAACAACTGCTCGCCAGGAAGCTGAAGCTTTCGGGCACCACGGTTTCGCGCAGTCTGGCCAACCATCCCTCCATCGCCAAGGAGACTCGCGCGCTGGTGCTAAAGACGGCGGCGGAGATGGGCTTCAGCATTTCACAGAAGCACGTGGTTCATCGGAAGCGGTCAGCCAAGAGCATCACCATCGGGGTCTTGATCGGGGTGCGCAACAAGGCGCCCGGCACGGCGACCTTCCCGTTTCTGCTCAAGGGGATTCATGAACGCGCGGCGGTGGAAAACGTTCTCGTCGAGGTGCAATATCAGAATCCGGATGAGTTCCACCCTGAAGCGCGGGGCAACAAGGTGTTTCGACGCATTCGTGAGGGAAGATGGCGGGGGGTCATTCTGGTCTACCCGTTCGCGTCCGAAGCGATCGGGGTTCTCTCGCGCAAGATATCGGCGGTTGCGGCGCTGGAGGATTACGTGGACCTGGGGGTCGATAGCATCGACACCGATTATGCCATCGGGGTGGTTCGCCTGGTGCGGGAACTGGCGGTGCTCGGCCATAAGCGCATCGGGTTCGTCGCCTGGGAATACGGCATCAACGGCCAGTGGGAGGCCCGCCGGTTTGGCGCCTTCGTGGAGGGGCTTTACGCGCAGGGTCTGGAGTTCCTTCCCGATTGCGCGTTCAATGTTCATGCCCTGGCCCCGCGCCTTTCCCCGGGTGCCATCGCGGATCAAGTCGTCGAAAAGATCCGCCGTGATCGGGTCACCGCCTGGGTTTGTGCCGCGGACCACCAGGGTTATCAGCTGATCCAGGATCTCAAAGCGCGGGGGATCCGGGTGCCGGAAGATTGTTCCGTGACGGGCTATGACGGGATCGAGCCGCCGCATGGTTTGCCCGCTCTCACCACCGTGCGGGTGCCAAACGAAGATATCGGCGGGGCCGCAGTGGTTCGCCTCCTCAACCGCATCTCCCGCCCGCATTCGGTCGGGACGAAAATCCTGCTCAACACCCAGTTTGTCGGCGGCGCCACCACGGCCAAGGTCACAATCGCGCCGTAG
- a CDS encoding glycoside-pentoside-hexuronide (GPH):cation symporter, with amino-acid sequence MSAEKQRLGFKEKLSYGLGDTASNLYFQAFNLFLFYYYTDVFGLSAAAVGTLMLVTRVLDAALDPLMGIAADRTTSRWGKFRPYILWGALPFGVLGYVMFANPALGPGGKLAYAYVTYSLMWVAYTAINIPYSALMGVMSPSSADRTSLATYRFVCAFGGGFAIQGLTLPLTQALGHGNVAEGFSRTMAIFAVVSVALFLNTFANTRERVVPPAGQSASVRADLRSLGANGPWLILFFAAFSNLVNVAIRNGSLIYYFKYVVGDESRFTLFSTSGTVAFIIGALSTKLFLRLIARRHLMIGLTVTNALSLAAFYFVEPRNFTALFWLNIVSSFLAGPTPALVWSMYADTADYGEWQSGRRCTALVFAAVVFAQKIGLAVGSAMLGWLLSYSGFVANAVQNADTVRAISLMFSLIPAGFALLSGASLVFYRLDEPKMKAIELELGARKAAVGAAGA; translated from the coding sequence GTGAGCGCAGAAAAGCAACGGCTGGGTTTCAAAGAGAAGCTATCCTACGGATTGGGCGACACGGCCTCGAACCTTTATTTCCAGGCGTTCAACCTGTTCCTGTTCTATTATTATACCGATGTCTTCGGCTTGTCGGCCGCGGCCGTCGGAACGTTGATGCTGGTCACGCGCGTTTTGGACGCGGCGCTCGATCCGCTGATGGGTATCGCCGCCGACCGGACCACGTCGCGCTGGGGAAAGTTTCGTCCCTACATCCTGTGGGGTGCGCTCCCGTTTGGGGTGCTCGGTTACGTCATGTTTGCCAATCCGGCCCTGGGCCCGGGCGGCAAGCTGGCCTACGCCTATGTGACTTATTCGTTGATGTGGGTCGCCTACACGGCGATCAACATTCCTTACTCGGCCTTGATGGGCGTGATGTCACCCTCGTCCGCTGACCGGACTTCGCTCGCCACCTACCGGTTTGTCTGCGCGTTTGGCGGTGGTTTCGCGATCCAAGGCCTGACGCTGCCATTAACGCAGGCCTTGGGCCACGGGAACGTGGCGGAAGGATTCTCCAGGACGATGGCCATCTTCGCCGTGGTCTCGGTCGCGCTTTTTCTGAACACGTTCGCGAACACCCGCGAACGGGTTGTCCCGCCGGCCGGGCAAAGCGCCTCGGTCCGCGCTGACCTGCGCAGCCTCGGGGCGAACGGCCCGTGGCTCATCCTGTTCTTTGCGGCGTTTTCCAACCTGGTGAACGTGGCCATCCGCAATGGCTCGCTCATCTACTACTTCAAGTATGTGGTGGGGGACGAATCGAGGTTCACCTTGTTCAGCACCAGCGGAACCGTGGCGTTTATCATCGGGGCCCTGTCCACAAAGCTGTTCCTGCGGCTCATCGCCCGCCGGCATCTGATGATCGGCCTGACCGTGACCAACGCGTTGTCTCTCGCGGCATTCTATTTCGTCGAGCCCCGGAACTTCACCGCGCTCTTCTGGCTGAACATCGTGAGCTCGTTTCTGGCGGGTCCCACCCCGGCCCTCGTGTGGTCCATGTATGCGGACACCGCGGACTACGGGGAATGGCAATCGGGCCGGCGGTGCACGGCGCTGGTGTTCGCCGCGGTGGTGTTTGCGCAAAAAATCGGCCTGGCCGTGGGCAGTGCGATGCTCGGCTGGCTGCTAAGCTACTCGGGGTTTGTCGCCAACGCGGTCCAAAACGCCGACACCGTCCGCGCCATCAGCCTGATGTTCAGCTTGATTCCCGCGGGCTTCGCTTTGCTGAGCGGCGCATCACTTGTCTTCTACCGCCTGGATGAGCCGAAAATGAAGGCCATCGAACTTGAATTAGGGGCGCGCAAGGCCGCCGTCGGCGCCGCCGGCGCCTAA
- a CDS encoding cellulase family glycosylhydrolase — translation MSTLICFKSGVLVAAGLILAVQPISAAELTAADFLKVDGTVLKREKGKGAVVTLRGTNLGGWFVQEGWMSPNGRGTLRGEGWRTAGSRGTHATTLDAKGRTGWGPGALAAAEEFTLDIGQLRAFDQMVIDFGPGSPPRGLSLRVSRDGATWSDMRLQSDQNPAGGQIITLGGSCTARYLHLRATGDTGAPWSIAAINLRQGDDYTVRMTLLDRFGEKEADRLIGVFQETWIRQADIDNIRTMGMNVVRIPLNWLDFMREDGSWKPDPWMRLDRVVELCRQRGIYVILDLHAVPGGASPWASSGREGDDGTGQNCNGFWSGPEDQGRLIRLWEKIAAHYRSSPAIAGYDLINEPLVHFDETPRPGQKYSDAALQKAGLFDRVYRAVRAADPDHVILIAAYTVAPPDNTAYIGTPSGFTGITPPSFHGWTNVVYETHHYDMSNARSHEAQHNLVVNALKDIAHFQKEWNVPIYAGEYSLYGFYDVWAEWMTGLNALDVSWTNWAYKVRGGADEPGGGNWGFYNNNQNAVPDINQDSADTIAAKWSRFTTTEFTRNSPLIEVVSRYTPGLPPAADAPRSVTLAPGLPAAGNELMVETVARRPAMGHLLSTAADSPLPTASR, via the coding sequence ATGTCCACCCTCATCTGCTTCAAATCCGGAGTCTTGGTTGCCGCCGGGCTGATCCTGGCGGTTCAGCCGATATCGGCGGCGGAACTCACGGCGGCGGATTTTCTCAAGGTGGACGGCACGGTGCTGAAAAGGGAAAAAGGAAAAGGGGCGGTGGTCACCCTGCGGGGCACCAACCTCGGGGGCTGGTTTGTCCAGGAGGGCTGGATGTCACCGAACGGCCGTGGAACTCTCCGGGGTGAAGGTTGGCGGACGGCTGGATCCCGCGGGACTCATGCCACCACCTTGGACGCGAAGGGTCGGACGGGGTGGGGGCCGGGCGCACTGGCCGCCGCGGAGGAATTCACGCTCGATATCGGGCAGCTGCGCGCTTTCGATCAGATGGTAATCGATTTCGGCCCGGGGTCACCGCCCCGCGGGCTGTCGCTGCGGGTTTCGCGGGATGGAGCGACCTGGTCGGACATGCGGTTGCAAAGCGACCAAAATCCGGCCGGAGGCCAGATCATCACCCTGGGCGGCTCCTGCACCGCACGCTATCTCCATTTACGCGCGACCGGAGACACGGGTGCGCCATGGTCGATCGCCGCGATCAATCTGCGGCAGGGCGACGACTATACGGTGCGCATGACCCTGTTGGACCGGTTTGGCGAAAAGGAGGCGGACCGGCTGATCGGGGTTTTTCAAGAGACCTGGATCCGGCAAGCCGACATCGACAACATCAGGACGATGGGAATGAACGTCGTCCGCATTCCGCTCAACTGGCTGGACTTCATGCGCGAGGACGGCAGCTGGAAGCCTGATCCGTGGATGCGGTTGGACCGGGTCGTCGAGCTTTGCCGCCAGCGCGGAATATATGTCATTCTCGACCTGCATGCCGTGCCCGGCGGGGCCAGTCCCTGGGCCAGCAGCGGGCGGGAAGGGGACGACGGCACCGGGCAGAATTGCAACGGCTTCTGGTCCGGACCGGAGGATCAAGGGCGTTTGATCCGGCTTTGGGAGAAAATCGCCGCGCACTATCGTTCCAGCCCCGCGATTGCCGGCTACGATCTCATCAACGAACCATTGGTGCATTTTGACGAAACCCCCCGTCCCGGTCAGAAATACTCTGACGCGGCTTTGCAAAAGGCCGGGCTGTTCGACCGGGTCTACCGCGCCGTTCGCGCCGCTGATCCCGATCATGTCATCCTGATTGCGGCTTATACCGTGGCTCCGCCGGATAACACGGCCTACATCGGCACGCCGTCTGGCTTCACTGGCATTACGCCGCCGTCTTTCCATGGCTGGACCAACGTGGTCTACGAGACCCACCACTATGACATGTCCAACGCCAGGAGCCATGAGGCGCAGCATAATCTGGTGGTTAACGCGTTAAAGGACATCGCCCACTTCCAGAAGGAGTGGAATGTGCCCATCTACGCCGGTGAATACTCGCTCTACGGGTTCTATGATGTCTGGGCGGAATGGATGACCGGGTTGAACGCCCTCGATGTTTCGTGGACGAATTGGGCCTACAAGGTGCGGGGCGGGGCGGACGAGCCGGGCGGAGGCAACTGGGGCTTCTACAACAACAACCAGAATGCGGTTCCGGACATCAACCAGGACAGCGCGGACACGATTGCCGCAAAATGGAGCCGGTTCACCACAACTGAGTTTACCCGGAATTCCCCGCTCATCGAGGTGGTCAGCCGATACACCCCGGGTTTGCCTCCCGCGGCCGATGCACCACGTAGCGTCACGCTTGCCCCGGGTCTCCCGGCGGCCGGCAATGAGCTGATGGTGGAAACAGTTGCCCGCCGGCCCGCCATGGGCCATCTCCTTTCGACTGCTGCTGACTCGCCTCTCCCTACCGCCAGCCGATGA